Proteins co-encoded in one Malus domestica chromosome 09, GDT2T_hap1 genomic window:
- the LOC103444213 gene encoding late embryogenesis abundant protein ECP63-like isoform X3 yields the protein MASSKQMKEETAAKAAARLAADEPAEETVVVETTYVTDDQGRPIEFAQREEKPGVFGSMMKAVTGTLEHAKEAVVGKPHEESQVQEKGKEYKDYTTQKAKETTDAAGEKINEYTETAEEKAKQTAEKANETKESAKGKVGEYADYTAEKAKETKDTAAQKANEAAQKAKETKDSAAQKAKEAKDATMGKAGEYTNYAAEKAKEAKDTTMNKAGEYTNYAAEKAKEAKDTTTNKAGEYTNYAAEKAKEAKDTTVNKAGEYTNYAAEKAKEAKDETVKTAKETKDCTAEKAKEGKDTTVSKLGQLKDTAAGAAQKAMDYLSGKKEETKQKAAETAEKTKDTTYETAEKAKEKLSETEEEARRKMEQLKLQGKEYKDEDADRAREARDIEAEKGQAAKENIFSSIGSIPGAIKSKLTHPTDVVEESRAAREKGSTGRRTVPVVEGVEVDVAETRPGAVASKLYESDQMHGQNFNDVGRLDEDCKTIRIDDEGKRVERLHKM from the exons ATGGCGTCGTCGAAGCAAATGAAGGAGGAGACAGCTGCCAAGGCAGCAGCGAGGCTCGCTGCCGATGAACCGGCGGAAGAGACTGTCGTGGTGGAGACTACTTATGTGACTGATGACCAGGGGAGGCCAATAGAGTTTGCACAGCGCGAGGAGAAGCCCGGTGTTTTCGGGTCGATGATGAAGGCAGTGACGGGGACTTTAGAGCATGCCAAGGAAGCTGTGGTGGGGAAACCCCACGAAGAAAGTCAGGTTCAAGAGAAGGGCAAGGAGTATAAAGACTACACCACCCAGAAGGCGAAAGAGACCACTGATGCAGCCGGGGAGAAGATAAACGAGTATACTGAAACCGCTGAGGAGAAAGCGAAGCAGACCGCGGAGAAGGCAAATGAGACGAAGGAATCGGCTAAGGGGAAGGTGGGTGAGTATGCGGATTACACAGCTGAAAAGGCGAAGGAAACAAAGGACACCGCTGCTCAGAAGGCGAACGAGGCTGCTCAAAAAGCGAAGGAGACAAAGGACAGCGCGGCTCAGAAGGCAAAGGAGGCGAAGGATGCAACAATGGGGAAAGCGGGCGAGTATACAAACTATGCAGCTGAGAAGGCAAAGGAG GCGAAGGACACAACGATGAACAAAGCCGGCGAGTACACCAACTACGCCGCCGAGAAGGCGAAGGAGGCCAAGGACACAACGACGAACAAAGCCGGCGAGTACACCAACTACGCCGCCGAGAAGGCGAAGGAGGCCAAGGACACTACGGTCAACAAAGCTGGTGAATATACCAACTATGCGGCTGAGAAGGCCAAGGAGGCTAAGGATGAGACGGTCAAGACAGCAAAGGAAACCAAGGACTGCACGGCTGAGAAGGCTAAAGAAGGGAAGGATACTACCGTGAGCAAGTTGGGTCAGCTAAAGGATACCGCTGCCGGTGCCGCTCAAAAGGCCATGGACTACTTGTCCGGCAAGAAGGAGGAGACCAAACAGAAGGCTGCCGAGACTGCCgagaaaacaaaagacacgactTATGAGACTGCAGAGAAAGCGAAG gagAAACTGAGTGAGACTGAAGAGGAAGCGAGGAGAAAGATGGAGCAGTTGAAGTTGCAAGGAAAAGAGTACAAGGATGAAGATGCTGACAGGGCACGTGAGGCACGTGACATTGAGGCCGAGAAAGGGCAGGCAGCGAAGGAAAATATATTCAGCTCGATTGGGAGCATTCCTGGTGCCATCAAAAGCAAGTTGACGCATCCTACGGATGTGGTGGAGGAGTCACGTGCCGCACGTGAGAAAGGGAGTACGGGGAGAAGGACCGTTCCTGTTGTGGAGGGGGTGGAGGTTGATGTGGCGGAGACGAGGCCTGGTGCCGTTGCAAGCAAGTTGTACGAGTCGGACCAGATGCATGGTCAAAACTTCAACGACGTGGGTCGTTTGGACGAGGATTGTAAAACGATCCGCATTGATGACGAGGGCAAACGCGTGGAGCGCCTCCACAAAATGTGA
- the LOC103444213 gene encoding late embryogenesis abundant protein ECP63-like isoform X1, giving the protein MASSKQMKEETAAKAAARLAADEPAEETVVVETTYVTDDQGRPIEFAQREEKPGVFGSMMKAVTGTLEHAKEAVVGKPHEESQVQEKGKEYKDYTTQKAKETTDAAGEKINEYTETAEEKAKQTAEKANETKESAKGKVGEYADYTAEKAKETKDTAAQKANEAAQKAKETKDSAAQKAKEAKDATMGKAGEYTNYAAEKAKEAKDTTVNKAGEYTNYTAEKAKEAKDTTLNKAKEAKDTTMNKAGEYTNYAAEKAKEAKDTTTNKAGEYTNYAAEKAKEAKDTTVNKAGEYTNYAAEKAKEAKDETVKTAKETKDCTAEKAKEGKDTTVSKLGQLKDTAAGAAQKAMDYLSGKKEETKQKAAETAEKTKDTTYETAEKAKEKLSETEEEARRKMEQLKLQGKEYKDEDADRAREARDIEAEKGQAAKENIFSSIGSIPGAIKSKLTHPTDVVEESRAAREKGSTGRRTVPVVEGVEVDVAETRPGAVASKLYESDQMHGQNFNDVGRLDEDCKTIRIDDEGKRVERLHKM; this is encoded by the exons ATGGCGTCGTCGAAGCAAATGAAGGAGGAGACAGCTGCCAAGGCAGCAGCGAGGCTCGCTGCCGATGAACCGGCGGAAGAGACTGTCGTGGTGGAGACTACTTATGTGACTGATGACCAGGGGAGGCCAATAGAGTTTGCACAGCGCGAGGAGAAGCCCGGTGTTTTCGGGTCGATGATGAAGGCAGTGACGGGGACTTTAGAGCATGCCAAGGAAGCTGTGGTGGGGAAACCCCACGAAGAAAGTCAGGTTCAAGAGAAGGGCAAGGAGTATAAAGACTACACCACCCAGAAGGCGAAAGAGACCACTGATGCAGCCGGGGAGAAGATAAACGAGTATACTGAAACCGCTGAGGAGAAAGCGAAGCAGACCGCGGAGAAGGCAAATGAGACGAAGGAATCGGCTAAGGGGAAGGTGGGTGAGTATGCGGATTACACAGCTGAAAAGGCGAAGGAAACAAAGGACACCGCTGCTCAGAAGGCGAACGAGGCTGCTCAAAAAGCGAAGGAGACAAAGGACAGCGCGGCTCAGAAGGCAAAGGAGGCGAAGGATGCAACAATGGGGAAAGCGGGCGAGTATACAAACTATGCAGCTGAGAAGGCAAAGGAGGCTAAGGACACAACTGTGAACAAAGCTGGCGAGTACACCAACTACACCGCCGAGAAGGCGAAGGAGGCCAAGGACACAACATTGAACAAGGCGAAGGAGGCGAAGGACACAACGATGAACAAAGCCGGCGAGTACACCAACTACGCCGCCGAGAAGGCGAAGGAGGCCAAGGACACAACGACGAACAAAGCCGGCGAGTACACCAACTACGCCGCCGAGAAGGCGAAGGAGGCCAAGGACACTACGGTCAACAAAGCTGGTGAATATACCAACTATGCGGCTGAGAAGGCCAAGGAGGCTAAGGATGAGACGGTCAAGACAGCAAAGGAAACCAAGGACTGCACGGCTGAGAAGGCTAAAGAAGGGAAGGATACTACCGTGAGCAAGTTGGGTCAGCTAAAGGATACCGCTGCCGGTGCCGCTCAAAAGGCCATGGACTACTTGTCCGGCAAGAAGGAGGAGACCAAACAGAAGGCTGCCGAGACTGCCgagaaaacaaaagacacgactTATGAGACTGCAGAGAAAGCGAAG gagAAACTGAGTGAGACTGAAGAGGAAGCGAGGAGAAAGATGGAGCAGTTGAAGTTGCAAGGAAAAGAGTACAAGGATGAAGATGCTGACAGGGCACGTGAGGCACGTGACATTGAGGCCGAGAAAGGGCAGGCAGCGAAGGAAAATATATTCAGCTCGATTGGGAGCATTCCTGGTGCCATCAAAAGCAAGTTGACGCATCCTACGGATGTGGTGGAGGAGTCACGTGCCGCACGTGAGAAAGGGAGTACGGGGAGAAGGACCGTTCCTGTTGTGGAGGGGGTGGAGGTTGATGTGGCGGAGACGAGGCCTGGTGCCGTTGCAAGCAAGTTGTACGAGTCGGACCAGATGCATGGTCAAAACTTCAACGACGTGGGTCGTTTGGACGAGGATTGTAAAACGATCCGCATTGATGACGAGGGCAAACGCGTGGAGCGCCTCCACAAAATGTGA
- the LOC103444214 gene encoding putative pentatricopeptide repeat-containing protein At1g26500 has translation MLIRQRTRPLLILNFFRRFTTTESTQPQLATAAPSPVDPAHLLRVCTILYQQQNSPESRLHSNLNSSAFQLTHEFFLQVCNSFPLSWRPVYLFFRYTQSHHPDFTHTAVSFNKMLDVIGKSRNIQLFWDTLHEMGRRRLVNRKTFLIAVRTLAKARELNKCVDFFHAMNGFGFGYDLGNLNMVVEDLCGSKLVVEARFLVLKLKESIRPDGFTYRCLIQGFCDVGDLIEASKIWNLMVEEGFDPDIDAVEKMMETLFKTNRYGEALKVFQMMRVNRMEDLGLSSYRLVIEWMCKRGKIEEAHEVFEEMHKRRIEADNSTLASLVYGLLARGRVTMAFKVVEGIERPDISLYHGLIKGLLRLRKARDATEVFREMIRKRCEPNMHTYIMLLQGHLGKRGRKGSDPLVNFDTIFVGGLVKAGKSLEATKYVERVIKRGLEVPRFDYNKFLHYYSNEEGVEMFEEVGKKFREVGLVDLADIFQRYGEKMATRDRRRNRAGET, from the coding sequence ATGCTAATCAGACAAAGAACAAGGCCCCTCCTAATCCTAAATTTCTTCCGCCGGTTCACGACAACCGAATCGACTCAGCCCCAACTCGCCACCGCCGCCCCATCCCCGGTCGACCCGGCCCACCTCCTCCGGGTCTGCACCATTCTCTACCAGCAACAGAACTCGCCCGAGTCACGTCTCCACTCGAACCTCAACTCCTCCGCCTTCCAACTCACCCACGAGTTCTTCCTCCAGGTCTGCAACTCCTTCCCCCTTTCATGGCGGCCCGTCTACCTCTTCTTCCGCTACACTCAGTCCCACCACCCCGATTTCACCCACACCGCCGTCTCCTTCAACAAAATGCTCGATGTCATCGGCAAGTCCAGGAACATCCAGCTCTTCTGGGACACCCTCCATGAGATGGGACGTCGTCGTTTGGTGAATCGAAAGACTTTTCTGATTGCTGTCAGGACGCTGGCCAAGGCCAGGGAGTTGAACAAGTGTGTCGACTTCTTTCACGCCATGAATGGGTTTGGATTCGGGTACGATTTGGGGAATTTGAATATGGTGGTTGAGGATTTGTGTGGGTCGAAGCTCGTCGTTGAGGCGAGATTTCTGGTTTTGAAGCTGAAGGAATCGATTCGGCCCGATGGGTTTACTTACAGGTGTTTGATTCAAGGTTTTTGCGATGTGGGTGATTTGATCGAGGCTTCAAAGATTTGGAATTTGATGGTGGAAGAAGGGTTCGACCCGGATATCGATGCCGTTGAGAAGATGATGGAGACCCTTTTCAAGACGAATCGATACGGCGAGGCGCTGAAGGTTTTCCAAATGATGAGGGTGAACAGAATGGAGGATTTGGGTCTCTCAAGTTACAGGCTTGTGATTGAGTGGATGTGTAAAAGGGGCAAGATTGAGGAAGCACATGAGGTGTTCGAGGAAATGCACAAGAGAAGGATTGAGGCAGATAATTCGACATTGGCGTCACTGGTTTACGGGCTTTTAGCAAGAGGACGAGTTACAATGGCGTTCAAGGTTGTGGAAGGGATCGAAAGGCCAGATATTAGCTTGTACCATGGGTTGATCAAGGGGCTTTTGAGGTTGAGAAAGGCGCGCGACGCGACGGAAGTGTTTAGGGAGATGATCAGAAAACGGTGTGAGCCTAACATGCACACTTATATCATGCTATTGCAAGGACATCTGGGGAAGAGAGGGAGGAAGGGATCGGATCCTCTGGTGAATTTCGACACCATTTTTGTTGGGGGTTTGGTGAAGGCAGGGAAGTCGTTGGAAGCCACCAAGTATGTGGAGAGGGTGATTAAAAGAGGACTCGAGGTCCCTAGATTTGATTACAACAAGTTTTTGCACTATTACTCAAATGAAGAAGGGGTGGAGATGTTTGAGGAGGTGGGGAAGAAGTTCAGGGAGGTCGGGTTGGTGGATTTGGCGGATATTTTTCAGAGGTACGGGGAGAAAATGGCGACGAGAGATAGAAGAAGAAATAGGGCAGGAGAGACGTGA
- the LOC103435566 gene encoding BAHD acyltransferase At5g47980-like yields the protein MASEMKVEVNYKETIKPSSSTPPHLKTTQLSVFDQLSPDVFIPILLFYPNNINSGVVDSIDHPSLVVERSKLLKTSLSEALTHFYPFAGEFQYNFSISCNDHGSAFIEAQVNCPILKILERPDAEILRQLLPTGIGSTQAETGYLLLIQATFFECGGLAIGVSSSHIITDACTLSTFIQSWAAIALASNSVTTDHVLLTPKLGVAVSLFPQLDFLNSPQPALKFDEEKCITKRFVFEASKVAALKSKAVSTSVPNPTRVESVSALIWKCATTVSRSNLGVVRPSEWSPVANLRKILVQQPLAENLMGNLVGMFSVKTEAIEVVDIDIPSLVAKLRKGVEEFKVKYGNGVSGEEACGFFREFGNLMKRDVDNYNCSSWCRFPFYEANFGWGKPLWVCQSTGMKNLIVFMDTRDGKGIEASLTFSEEDMAKFECNKELLAYASVNPTVM from the coding sequence ATGGCTTCAGAGATGAAGGTTGAAGTCAATTACAaggaaacaattaaaccatcctCTTCAACTCCTCCACACCTCAAAACCACCCAGCTTTCTGTTTTTGATCAATTATCTCCAGATGTTTTTATCCCAATACTACTCTTCTATCCCAACAACATTAATAGTGGTGTCGTTGATAGTATTGATCACCCTTCTTTGGTTGTTGAAAGATCAAAGCTTCTAAAAACATCCTTATCCGAAGCTCTCACTCATTTCTACCCCTTTGCTGGGGAGTTCCAATATAATTTTTCCATTTCTTGCAATGACCATGGGTCTGCATTTATTGAAGCCCAAGTTAACTGTCCCATATTGAAGATTTTGGAAAGACCAGATGCTGAGATCCTTAGACAATTGCTACCAACAGGAATAGGATCCACACAAGCAGAGACAGGCTATCTTCTGCTAATCCAGGCCACCTTCTTTGAATGTGGTGGATTGGCGATTGGGGTTAGCAGTTCACATATCATCACTGATGCCTGTACGCTCAGCACATTCATTCAAAGCTGGGCTGCAATTGCCCTTGCATCCAATAGTGTTACTACTGATCATGTTTTACTTACTCCTAAACTTGGTGTTGCAGTTTCTCTTTTTCCACAACTAGATTTCTTGAACTCGCCTCAACCTGCCTTGAAGTTCGATGAAGAAAAGTGCATAACCAAAAGATTTGTGTTTGAGGCCTCTAAGGTTGCTGCTCTTAAGTCCAAGGCCGTAAGTACCTCTGTGCCAAACCCAACGCGGGTTGAATCAGTGTCAGCCCTGATTTGGAAGTGTGCCACCACAGTATCAAGATCAAACTTGGGTGTGGTAAGGCCGTCTGAGTGGTCTCCCGTGGCCAACTTACGGAAAATATTGGTGCAGCAGCCCTTGGCAGAAAACTTAATGGGAAATCTTGTGGGGATGTTTTCAGTAAAAACGGAAGCAATTGAAGTCGTCGATATTGATATTCCAAGCTTGGTTGCTAAACTGAGGAAAGGGGTTGAGGAATTTAAAGTAAAGTACGGGAATGGAGTAAGTGGGGAGGAAGCATGTGGATTCTTCAGAGAGTTTGGAAATCTCATGAAGAGGGATGTAGACAACTACAATTGCAGCAGTTGGTGCAGGTTTCCGTTCTATGAAGCCAACTTCGGATGGGGAAAGCCATTGTGGGTGTGTCAGAGTACAGGAATGAAGAATCTAATTGTGTTTATGGATACAAGAGATGGGAAAGGCATAGAAGCATCCTTGACATTCAGTGAAGAAGACATGGCCAAATTTGAATGCAATAAGGAGCTGCTTGCATATGCTTCTgtgaatccgactgtcatgtaa
- the LOC103444213 gene encoding late embryogenesis abundant protein ECP63-like isoform X2 has protein sequence MASSKQMKEETAAKAAARLAADEPAEETVVVETTYVTDDQGRPIEFAQREEKPGVFGSMMKAVTGTLEHAKEAVVGKPHEESQVQEKGKEYKDYTTQKAKETTDAAGEKINEYTETAEEKAKQTAEKANETKESAKGKVGEYADYTAEKAKETKDTAAQKANEAAQKAKETKDSAAQKAKEAKDATMGKAGEYTNYAAEKAKEAKDTTVNKAGEYTNYTAEKAKEAKDTTTNKAGEYTNYAAEKAKEAKDTTVNKAGEYTNYAAEKAKEAKDETVKTAKETKDCTAEKAKEGKDTTVSKLGQLKDTAAGAAQKAMDYLSGKKEETKQKAAETAEKTKDTTYETAEKAKEKLSETEEEARRKMEQLKLQGKEYKDEDADRAREARDIEAEKGQAAKENIFSSIGSIPGAIKSKLTHPTDVVEESRAAREKGSTGRRTVPVVEGVEVDVAETRPGAVASKLYESDQMHGQNFNDVGRLDEDCKTIRIDDEGKRVERLHKM, from the exons ATGGCGTCGTCGAAGCAAATGAAGGAGGAGACAGCTGCCAAGGCAGCAGCGAGGCTCGCTGCCGATGAACCGGCGGAAGAGACTGTCGTGGTGGAGACTACTTATGTGACTGATGACCAGGGGAGGCCAATAGAGTTTGCACAGCGCGAGGAGAAGCCCGGTGTTTTCGGGTCGATGATGAAGGCAGTGACGGGGACTTTAGAGCATGCCAAGGAAGCTGTGGTGGGGAAACCCCACGAAGAAAGTCAGGTTCAAGAGAAGGGCAAGGAGTATAAAGACTACACCACCCAGAAGGCGAAAGAGACCACTGATGCAGCCGGGGAGAAGATAAACGAGTATACTGAAACCGCTGAGGAGAAAGCGAAGCAGACCGCGGAGAAGGCAAATGAGACGAAGGAATCGGCTAAGGGGAAGGTGGGTGAGTATGCGGATTACACAGCTGAAAAGGCGAAGGAAACAAAGGACACCGCTGCTCAGAAGGCGAACGAGGCTGCTCAAAAAGCGAAGGAGACAAAGGACAGCGCGGCTCAGAAGGCAAAGGAGGCGAAGGATGCAACAATGGGGAAAGCGGGCGAGTATACAAACTATGCAGCTGAGAAGGCAAAGGAGGCTAAGGACACAACTGTGAACAAAGCTGGCGAGTACACCAACTACACCGCCGAGAAG GCGAAGGAGGCCAAGGACACAACGACGAACAAAGCCGGCGAGTACACCAACTACGCCGCCGAGAAGGCGAAGGAGGCCAAGGACACTACGGTCAACAAAGCTGGTGAATATACCAACTATGCGGCTGAGAAGGCCAAGGAGGCTAAGGATGAGACGGTCAAGACAGCAAAGGAAACCAAGGACTGCACGGCTGAGAAGGCTAAAGAAGGGAAGGATACTACCGTGAGCAAGTTGGGTCAGCTAAAGGATACCGCTGCCGGTGCCGCTCAAAAGGCCATGGACTACTTGTCCGGCAAGAAGGAGGAGACCAAACAGAAGGCTGCCGAGACTGCCgagaaaacaaaagacacgactTATGAGACTGCAGAGAAAGCGAAG gagAAACTGAGTGAGACTGAAGAGGAAGCGAGGAGAAAGATGGAGCAGTTGAAGTTGCAAGGAAAAGAGTACAAGGATGAAGATGCTGACAGGGCACGTGAGGCACGTGACATTGAGGCCGAGAAAGGGCAGGCAGCGAAGGAAAATATATTCAGCTCGATTGGGAGCATTCCTGGTGCCATCAAAAGCAAGTTGACGCATCCTACGGATGTGGTGGAGGAGTCACGTGCCGCACGTGAGAAAGGGAGTACGGGGAGAAGGACCGTTCCTGTTGTGGAGGGGGTGGAGGTTGATGTGGCGGAGACGAGGCCTGGTGCCGTTGCAAGCAAGTTGTACGAGTCGGACCAGATGCATGGTCAAAACTTCAACGACGTGGGTCGTTTGGACGAGGATTGTAAAACGATCCGCATTGATGACGAGGGCAAACGCGTGGAGCGCCTCCACAAAATGTGA